The genomic region aaaaaaaagagagagaaaaaagcaATATTATATTCAAGTTAGACCCATGCCTTATGGACTTTatcaaagacaaatatatttccgTCATTTGCGCAAAGTTTCTTGCTTTGTGGCTGTGGCGCAGTTGGTAAAGGCGCCGTTGCTTCATGCTAGTCGCTGACGTCGTAAAGATTTTGAGAGTTCAATTCCAAGAAAtctaaaaaaagatatttacagtattatacaattattgccttttggcgaggtcgatatgtggatttatcgaccttataaaagcgatatcgaccgaAAGTTAATACCAGAAACAAATAAGCCTCCCCGCTTGTGCACTAGAGTAGCGACAAATAATTATAAAGTATAACGTTTATGTTACGCTTTGTGGCGATATTGTGGTGGCGTAGTCAGTGCTAGGCGATGACGTCTTAATGGATCCGGCTAGATTCCAAgttaatgaaatttgaaatatttaacttatttttgtaTACTTTTCTAAACATTGGTAATAGTATAATgaacaaaacatttggaaaaatacaCTGGAAAATATAGTCAAATAATTTGCAAATCTGACTAATACTCAaatagttatttggcaaaaatgagaaataaataaaaatatttgacaatagGCATATTTACATGTAGTAAGACAGAATGCAatgcaaatttaaataaattcataGCTTTAGCTAAAGTATTGTTTATATATGGTCACAGCTACAAGAACACACTGTCGTTTATGTGACTGAAAATGTGTAGAAAAAAGCTGAacacccccaaccccacccccatACACACAACTGAAGGAAAGCTTTAATTGAACAATACATCCCCTTTATAATCATAGATGTACGTGAACAAAAATTCAAATGCTGACTAGATTCATGGAGGATACAACTTGCTAGTTTGATAATACTAACTAATAGTCAAGTGTTCTTTCAACAAGGATATTTAAAACTATTATCCTCTATCATCATTTCATGACTCAAAGTGAACCTGCAAAACAGTATTGTTCTAAAACTGtttcaagattattcaaattgtctATTCGATTATGCTCAGGGCAAGATTATTCATTATCACGAGTATATCAAATACACCGTCTCAGTTTACTACACATACTTCCTCTCCTTTCTGCAATACCTCGCTTTCCCCATTTTAGGCAGCATATTATCTCTATAAAGAATACGGTATTTTCTGTTTGATGGTCTTAACTTTTCAATTGCTGTTTATTCGCAGTTCTTTTACTTCATATATATTCTGTTTCAGCATTCAAGTGCTGTTTATTACCTTCCCGTTCCATCCGTCTTggttctaggtaaagtttgatgGAATTTCCTTTTTATATCAACTGAATTTTACACTTTGATGTGGCCATCCTAGTATGACCTCTTAACATATGTTGTTTCCGAGGAGGCATGCGTAGAGGCAATTCCACTATCTCCTTCCTTGCTAACTGGGAACTGGAATAAATACAATAATATGTAATCTTCACATTCGTCTGATATCAGCAGAACATTACCTGTTGTAATTTTTATGTGAAACACATACATAAATACAAGCACATGCTCAAATTCACACTCATGCAAATGTCTAGTTTTCTTTTCTGTTATTGTACTCAATAGCAAAAAAATGTAATGTTAGAAATATAGGGTATATTGTTAAGATATGCTATGGAATTAACAAGTTTTTAAAAGAGATTATGTGAAAATGACTAGGCGGATCCGACTAAGAAAACTTTCTTAAATGTTCATACTTAAAATATCTTACTAATGAGAGATTGTCTCAAAAGTATCTCTTTCGACTTAAAACACTTTATGGGCAATTAATAATATCTTTcgcactatatacatataggaaaattAAGGGGGATATACTTTGAGATTTTCCATTTGTGGCTCATCATTTGATTCTTGGCTATGATGATCTGCACAACTGAGTTCACAAGCCATATCTCGAATATCAATACTTGGCACTGCATGACCGTTTCCAGCTTGAACATGAATATCGTGGTCCgtatgaatatttatattattatgtgtCACGTTTTTGTTCTTCACCTTTGTAACTGGACCTGTAATTAAATGAAGTAAATAATAAAGCTAATATATTATGTTGGTGCATTGCCTTAATTTAGACAAAATAAAATCTCGCGCAATCTATCGAACATTTTATGAGGtctaaatttttaatttcttcataaGCATGGATGATATTTACAAatgtaatgttaaatattttcttagtaagctaacgtattttgtcaaaattcctCAAGTATTATATATTGACATAATCATTCAGTGCACTTGCGCAATGTTTCCAAGCGAATgtttaacattatatatatatacttgtattaaCTAAATTTTCCAGCCCCTCTTCCGCGTTTACTTGTTACTACGACGACCAGGAAAATGCCGTTTGACAGCAATAACACTCTTTTTGTAAGCTGTATGTAGTTTATGTATGATAATATTTGCATTTCCTGTACAACAAGTTTCAATATGGAATATTTCTGAAGAAAAGATGTAATTTTGAATCACCCCTcgaataatatatttttacaaatacaCGTCTGTTTGTATGCTTACTTATATGATGTAAGCATTAGAAGACCGCCATTGCAATTCTGAAAGCAATTATACCTGGTGCAACACCGTTTTCATGCTGTACAGTCCCTTCTTCAGGATGACCTGGGTAAAACCAAACAACATATAATTCATTGAAGTGTTCGTTAAATAAAAACGTGGATTTCATAAAAAGCTGAGACTTGTACACTTACATTATTTGATAATACAACAAAGTAATAAGTGGTTACATATTTTTACCAGGGACGTGCAAATAATGTTATTGAAGTCAAAAGTGCAGTTTATTGATGTTTTTGCTTTGTTGTACCATTAAAACTCCTAATTTCAATTAGTATAAGAAATGGACATTTtaaactatataaatattttgcCTGTTTCCTAATTACCATGATAGAAGCGTCAATATGCACAATTTTCATTAGGCTCTTCGAATTTATTTGATAGCTTAAAACAAGAACTGATATTTATATCTGTTCGATTATACCTTCGTTTCTGTTGTATCTTACAGGGACGCCTCGGTAATCTGGAGCTGGAACGATATCAGATTCATTTTAAGCTTTTGTATTCAAAAATACATGCAAACTAATACTATTACATTTATTCACTGTAAAATATTATCCTAGTAAGGTATTGCGACATATATATATCTAATGGCGAAATTCGACGTTATCAAATGATGagtaaacataaattttgtaactGAGGAAGTAAgtacataaaacaaataaaaacttatttgtaTGTGCCACTTGGAGTTTGCTAAAATCTTTCACCTCTTCCAATGAGCAGCTTGTAAGCCATACACACAAGGGCAATCACAACTGAAATTATTAAACGTAACTTTCTACAAAATGAATTTCtctttatcattttcccaaataaCTGTGAAACGGTTACCACACTAAGGAGTTGATCTATAATATCCGtcttattacattttattacactTAATTCTCTTGCATTAATAGGTACCCGGCCCAGACcgggaaaacataaaaaaacggTTACAAGATATTATTAAAATTCCCAATGGAACCTGAAGGACTTTTTCGTCCTTTACGGGACATTATACTGTAAACGAGTAACTATGCCACCGTTTCAGTTACAATATGACACTAACGCCGACATTATTGCTGCAAAGGTTTGCAAATCTagtaattttatgtatttaaaaatctgtaattttgaatttaaaatgaaacaacagTAAATTCAAAGATGTGTTGAAATATACCTGCAATCATCACGACCGCCACTGCTATTACAATTACAATTAATTCCGACGTGGATATTGACTGACCATtatctaaaatacaaaattatccTTCTTTCTGATTTCTTAATTGTACGAACGTTGTTTCTTTTAGGATAtcggccattttgaaaaatatttctttgaaaatttctCCCAAACAAAATCTATGCCGAAAATGAATGGTACACACCAAAGTatgactaataatgtaccatttaaccaaacagattccACTGTTGCGAAAACAGCACTTTCTTTTAACCGGTATCTGCCTGAATCTGACGTAAAATGCACAAAATgtgggtaggggtaggtaatttcaaatatctatttaattACATACAAGAAACTAAGTTAATATGTTATGGAAAGCGTCTGAAATGAATATGTCTTTCTACCTGAATTTCCTTGATTATTGTCTTTTGACGTTTGTACCCGGCCGTTTGTGTCTATCTTTTGACTAGTATGGTGACTAGCAACCGTTGTAGCCCCGTAATATTCTGTAACGCCTTTTGTGGTTCTTCGAATAATGTTACTTCTGTTGGGCCTAAATATGACAAGAtgaatttatttcagttttaattttaaagtggcgacaattaaacagaaaatacacATTCAAGTTCTTAATACAATACGTTAATAAATCGAATAGCTCTGTAAACACTACAATTCAAAAAGCACTTAggtatttgttttgcttttcgTTTCCATAATTCAACACaaaactttttcaattttgtgtACACTTTTGTGGACAGTGTCTTGGTTTATCGAATGAACAACGAATTAATCTTGAAAATACAATACGACCAAGAAAGGGTTAGCATTTAATAATATATCCACAGAAAATGTTTACCATTGGCATACAAAATGCCTGCTAAAGGTCCTGACTTGTCCAAGCAAACACGATGGAACACAGGAGCAATCTAGGAAACAAATGTATATGAAACTAgttttgcaaaacaattttttgtTGAGAACCTGTGTATCTGAGTAATTGCAATTTTACTTTTTAGTTTAAAGTAAACATTGAATATACAAATACacagtgcgatgaatgatttatcaacaagagctgtcaaaagAGATTGCGCGACCGACTATTTCTATGTTTGATAGTGGTATAGGGCATGTCTGAGGAAACAAAGATATTACTGAAAGGAGTAAGAACCCGAATGTGGATGATGATGGGGACAACAGTTTATGATTCGTAATAACAGATATTCCAtgtaagtgcatcaaaacattaaacatgATTTCTAAATATAAAAGGGATAGATTCTATATCTGACTTAGTAATGCGCCATATGTTGTagatgatgatgtggaataatTATTCTAAATTGAATCGAATTTGTTTAGTTATAACAGAGGTaaagtgaaacaaaatataacaaacacaGGAAACTCAATATAAAAAGGTGAaatgattcatgaaatatttaagcCTGATTTCTAGATCTTAATGCATATGATGTCGACGATGATATATGACAATTATAACacgtttaaataaaatacattcagcAATAATAGaggtagaatgaaagtgcattaaaagttttttttagaatGACGTGTTATAATAATAACTTACTAGGCATTAAGTCTTCGCTATCATTGCAATGTTCTCCGTTATCATCATAATTTACATCTACGCAATTATCATACTGCGAACCTAGAGAGAAAGATGTGAAACCATCCAGATTACAGTACTTTCTCTCATAATTGCAGTAGGCCTGAGCATGTGTCACTCCCGTTGATTCTTTAGTTACTATTACAGAGTCATCTTTCACGCATGCATGG from Mercenaria mercenaria strain notata unplaced genomic scaffold, MADL_Memer_1 contig_1174, whole genome shotgun sequence harbors:
- the LOC128551498 gene encoding uncharacterized protein LOC128551498 isoform X2, producing MDIWYHLKMKLWLDKIIRFIIYFVVTVMNFVVTVLTPTNALEQPQLILKATNNAILDSQFAAFLGRVEVLKPNDICSFKNLTECHYSEELYNLYHDACFTEQICPKDKYYCINGVGYTVHICGEFGDCMKRKRNIVVFDESHPGVVDVYSIPCPDGYFQFSLGNCFHACVKDDSVIVTKESTGVTHAQAYCNYERKYCNLDGFTSFSLGSQYDNCVDVNYDDNGEHCNDSEDLMPNCSCVPSCLLGQVRTFSRHFVCQWPNRSNIIRRTTKGVTEYYGATTVASHHTSQKIDTNGRVQTSKDNNQGNSVVIALVCMAYKLLIGRAPDYRGVPVRYNRNEGHPEEGTVQHENGVAPGPVTKVKNKNVTHNNINIHTDHDIHVQAGNGHAVPSIDIRDMACELSCADHHSQESNDEPQMENLKFPVSKEGDSGIASTHASSETTYVKRSY
- the LOC128551498 gene encoding uncharacterized protein LOC128551498 isoform X4 encodes the protein MVSFKRKRNIVVFDESHPGVVDVYSIPCPDGYFQFSLGNCFHACVKDDSVIVTKESTGVTHAQAYCNYERKYCNLDGFTSFSLGSQYDNCVDVNYDDNGEHCNDSEDLMPNCSCVPSCLLGQVRTFSRHFVCQWPNRSNIIRRTTKGVTEYYGATTVASHHTSQKIDTNGRVQTSKDNNQGNSDNGQSISTSELIVIVIAVAVVMIAVVIALVCMAYKLLIGRAPDYRGVPVRYNRNEGHPEEGTVQHENGVAPGPVTKVKNKNVTHNNINIHTDHDIHVQAGNGHAVPSIDIRDMACELSCADHHSQESNDEPQMENLKFPVSKEGDSGIASTHASSETTYVKRSY
- the LOC128551498 gene encoding uncharacterized protein LOC128551498 isoform X1, producing the protein MDIWYHLKMKLWLDKIIRFIIYFVVTVMNFVVTVLTPTNALEQPQLILKATNNAILDSQFAAFLGRVEVLKPNDICSFKNLTECHYSEELYNLYHDACFTEQICPKDKYYCINGVGYTVHICGEFGDCMKRKRNIVVFDESHPGVVDVYSIPCPDGYFQFSLGNCFHACVKDDSVIVTKESTGVTHAQAYCNYERKYCNLDGFTSFSLGSQYDNCVDVNYDDNGEHCNDSEDLMPNCSCVPSCLLGQVRTFSRHFVCQWPNRSNIIRRTTKGVTEYYGATTVASHHTSQKIDTNGRVQTSKDNNQGNSDNGQSISTSELIVIVIAVAVVMIAVVIALVCMAYKLLIGRAPDYRGVPVRYNRNEGHPEEGTVQHENGVAPGPVTKVKNKNVTHNNINIHTDHDIHVQAGNGHAVPSIDIRDMACELSCADHHSQESNDEPQMENLKFPVSKEGDSGIASTHASSETTYVKRSY
- the LOC128551498 gene encoding uncharacterized protein LOC128551498 isoform X3 — protein: MDIWYHLKMKLWLDKIIRFIIYFVVTVMNFVVTVLTPTNALEQPQLILKATNNAILDSQFAAFLGRVEVLKPNDICSFKNLTECHYSEELYNLYHDACFTEQICPKDKYYCINGVGYTVHICGEFGDCMKRKRNIVVFDESHPGVVDVYSIPCPDGYFQFSLGNCFHACVKDDSVIVTKESTGVTHAQAYCNYERKYCNLDGFTSFSLGSQYDNCVDVNYDDNGEHCNDSEDLMPNCSCVPSCLLGQVRTFSRHFVCQWPNRSNIIRRTTKGVTEYYGATTVASHHTSQKIDTNGRVQTSKDNNQGNSDNGQSISTSELIVIVIAVAVVMIAVVIALVCMAYKLLIGRAPDYRGVPVRYNRNEGHPEEGTVQHENGVAPGIIAFRIAMAVF